The Clavelina lepadiformis chromosome 1, kaClaLepa1.1, whole genome shotgun sequence genome segment GACATGCAGGGGATTCCCCGCCATTTCGACGTTGCGTTTTTGGTCAAGCACCttgataaaaactttatttgtgacgTAGTAATTCCCCTAGGAGTAAATGTTTATCACCTAACAATAGCACTTACGTCGAGCCATCCATTCGTCCGAAGCTTGCGTTGATGACGTAGATTGCTTGGTGAGATCGCGGGCATTGTAGCACGGCTTCTCGGTGTTCACACACTGTGACCATCCTGAGTTGGTTCCCATCTACAAGATATAAGGTTCAACTCgttaaaaaaatacattttatcgAAAACAAAAAGTGGAAAGGTTATAGGTTAAATTGGGTCATTGTTGCCGAATAATCGAGCACAACTCACAAATTGTCGGATCCTTCCATCTTTTGCTGTACGTTTTGGCGACCTCTGCCGAAAATTTGGGGAAGATCGCTTGTCCTCTGGGTGGCTTTGGAAGAACTTTGTCCATATAAGCGGACACCATCCTCTCAAATGGTTCTCTAACCACGAGCAGCTTGGTCGAGTTCTCATAGATCTTTTGCTTCCACGGTGGCGGTCTGAACCCGACCGTGTCCAGTTTGGCTACATGCACCTTCgcctgtgacgtcatagttgaAACATCTCTCGGAATTTTTTGATGTTTGCGTCATCAAGTCAAATCGAACTAAGCCAGAACCTACTTGTGTGATGTCATCAGTGTTGTTTATGACGCCATTAAGGACCAAGATTATCTTCTTCCAGTTGGTGCATCCGGACTTGGGGATCTCGCAGTACATGAGTCGATAGTTCTCCGAGAAGAAGGTCCATGGCCGGGGTCGTGGGTGCGGCCAGCGCCACAAAATCAACTCCTCGTTGCCAGGGTTGAGCCCTAAGAAGCAAAATTGGGTGAAAACCATAGACATCACAACCGGTTGCATCTTCTTACCAAGTTCATTGCATTTGTCTCTCAGCAGCGCCCTCCTGTGTTTCATCCGGTCTTCCATCCTGCTCATAAATTCCTCTTCTGTTTCGTTTTCTTTCATCTCCGAGTTCCTTTCCAAACTCATCCTCCCAGATGGATTTTCGCCTCCCTGCTCTCCTACTCCTCTTATGGTGTCTATGGAGATTGAATGATCCACCGAACTCAGTTGATCGCCGTTGACGTCAGTTTTGCTCCGATCAACTTTGACTTTCTTTGATCCTGCCGTCGTCGATCCCCCAAGCTCATCACGTGACACTGTCCGCCATTTCTCTTTGTCAGCTGTGACGTCATCTTGTTTTGCAAGGTCATGCTTACTCAGTGATTTCCAGGTGACGTTGTCAGTGGAAAAGAGGTGCTTGAGATAAAAGAGAGAGAAGAGGAGGAAAATGAGGAGGAGGAGCGATCTCTTCCACCGCATCAGACGTTTCAAGGTCAGGGCGAGTTTTCGAAACATCTCTTCCGGCAGTTACCGTCAACTTAGATCGGTCACTTAATCCACCAATAACAATGCAACACGTCACGCTGACATAAATCAATCCAACGTTGGCCGCTTTGCTGAGAGAGTTTATTTATCAGGACATGACGTATTTGGCGGTAACCTGAGAATAAAAAAGCACATCACGTCATCTCAATCGCACTTCGAATTGTTGCTTCCTTCCTACACAGCTGGTAACCAGAAGCCTGTAGCAGCTCGACAGCACTGAGGCATCGAACACAAAATTAAGCGCTTGGCAACTTGGAACGGACTGATCTGATGTTTTAGGCTAAATCTAGGCCAAAAGGTTTTATTTGAATTACCTTCCCTGCGACCTATTTTCCGTGATTTAGTGCTAATTTCTGTTTCTATATTAACAGGtttttgaattgtttgttgACACCTTGCCCTCAGCAAGACGatgattttgcaaagtttaatAACCTGGTAATTACCACTACCTGCTCTCTACAAAGTATGAGCTTTGTCAGCCACGTTTGCGCTTATCTCTGCGCGTTGCCTCGAGCACAATGGCTTGACAAATAATCTTCAAATAATCGTGTGAATATCGGGCAGCAGCGCACATGTCACCACGCGCTTACGTCACATAGGTTCTTGTTGCTGGGTGCTGGCTCAGTGAAATTTCACGCCAGGGCGAGTAGGACAAAATCCTGGTCATGCTTGCTTCAACATTACCTTGCTATGACCTTGTTTGACCCCTGTGGTGTTCCTTGCTGGAATATTTctcaattacttttttcacCGAGCATTCGAAACACATCCTTCGTGCTACACAAGCTACATCGAGTCATGCTGTGTGTTTAGGTGCCTGCGAATATGTCGGCTTGTCACTGAACAGCAGCAACAAATCACGGAAATGAGTAAAATAATCCCCTATCCCTGGCATTATGCTCATCCTCTGACGTAACATTGTTTGCTATTGTGTTTCAAgcgaaaagttttttaaatatttcaacgCGCACTCGAGTAGCAGAGAAGTTCTCGCGGCGCAGGCGCGAACATCAGCCCGCTTCGGTTTAAATTTCTTCACGCTTTGTGGCTTTACCCTGAGCTTTCTAGTCTGAGGTTAAAGTTACGTTTCTACCCGCATTTGTCATAAACTGAGCACATCTCTTAACAGTGGTTAGTGTAAACGCCATCATCGCCAGCCGGTGAAagtgtaaccaaactttctttaccaGGAACCTTCCCGCTTTacagctagtcaattagctctgTCTTCTTTATTCACATTTAATGGCATATCTCTTAGGTAAAAACATCCGTCTTTCTGCTATATCAACCAAACGTTACTGAAACACCACTCTATACCCGAGCGAAACACCataccaaaacaaattccacgcaatCATAGAATCAGCGTGGGACGCTAAACACCAATTAGGCCCTAGGGGTCACAATCACTCACAAAAGATCGACTAAAAACGCGTGtacaaataaataagtaaaatacaGCATCACGTGAGCAAACCTAAAACCTGACAAGCATGCATAAAAAAGACACAACGCGAATAAAAATAAGAGCTGACCCACACATTTAACTAGACTAAAATATAGGAGTGGTGCGAACAAACGATACGGTGGCTATAAAACGGGTGCATAAAATAATCCCGTCACAAAAGTGTCTAGTTTGCGTCGCCCCAAGCTGCTGCGTTTGTCGTCTTCTATCAGTTGATTATAATTCTCAATCTCAATCGACTTCTGCTGAGAAGTTCCCCGGATATGGGACTTTGTTCACCGCTGAGCTCAACACTGGCCCCGCGCATATGGGCTTAGTGAAATACCACTTTCCACTCATGCGAGACCTGCGCGTGAAACGAGTTGTTTAATTGTGACTTGAGCCACGTTCGTACCGAGCTTAAGCGCTGGCCTGCAGCCTCGCAGTGAAGCTTAAGACGTGCTCGAATGTCGTGTCTGTTCAAATGATTTAATGAAAAGCGTGATTCGGTGTTTCACACAAACCCGTATCATGAAGAATTATTGGGCTGAGGTTTCGTTTCATTTCACTTTGTGTCTGTAGAGATCTACTGCGGTTCATTCACGCCACCATACATACCCTTCAGTTATCAACCACTTCAACCACTCAGTTATGTGTTGTATGTGATAGGGACAACTAGTACTGCTGCTCCGTTATTTCCTGTCGCAGTCCACACGATACTTCATTTGTTATCTCAAAGACGAGTGCGTTAAAGTTACGATAGAAGTTGAACAAACGCACAAACCAACGACGTGGGAGAAATACATGAAACGTTCCAGACCCCTTCTAGCTAGTAAAGGCCGCGAAACGTTTCCCTCCACAGAAAGCGGGTGGTGGGCTAAGATATCTATGGTGGTGGGTTGCTCAGGAGTGACCCTGGAATGGGTCAGGATATAAACCGAGAAATTTGTTTCGATGCTTCGTGCGTATTCGTGGTCCGTGTGAATAAATTGCTGACTGCTGATGGAGGTTTTGCGACGGACATGGCCGCTTTCCGACTCTTACATACTCATTCCgggcaagttttgaaattaattatatcaagtccttgatgaaaaaattgaaCAGTGTGAACGCATCGCTGACCATACCGCTGACTTTCTAGCATCGGTTTCAATAAATTAACCAGAAAAGAAcgttttttcttgtatttattGACTTGTCCAGCAATGTAAACACGGCGCGGAGATAGCACAGCTAAACCAACAGAGTGACGATGGAAAGTATGAATGAAATACGACATAGTTTTGGTACAAGTTGCTTCAGGTTAAAACGACGAGAAAAGAAGCAATATCAGACTTTACATCAGTGCACAGTGATCAGAATAATTTATACCAGAGTCTCGGGGAGTTGTGGTCGGTCTTTCACGGTCGTCTGCCACGGAACCCGGCCATCATTAGCCTGCATGGCTTTTCTACCACGTTCAGATCGAGCCCCATAAGGTTTTTGCGCCTCCTTTGTAGCGATTTTGTCCGGTCGTTGAGTGATGAAACCGGCCGATGTCCATCGTGATCCACTAGGAGGGTTGTCTTTGGTCACGTTCAAGTCGTCCTTGCTGTACCGCCTCGTTGCGTTCCTAGCAGGCTCGTTGTGAAAAGCTTCATTGGTTCTATGGCTCGGGTAGAAGTTTCGATTCGGGGAGGTCGGGGTTTTGCTGCCCGACGTTCTCCGAATAAAAGGGTCCTGTTTGTGCCGGTACCCGAGCAGGGGGTCGTTGATGTACTGATCACGCCCCCGCATTATGTTGTTGACGGGCAGGGTTAAATTTCTTTCCCTTTTACCTTCGTCTTCTTTCCTTTCAGCTATCTTGATGGGCACCGAAGTTGACCCGCCATAGTGACGGTGCAGTTTTGGACTTAACCCACTCGCCAAGTGTTTTCTCGACACAGGGGGTTCACCTCGAACCCACTGCTGCTTATCGGTGTTTTCTTCCAGGCCTTGATTTAGAGCAACGTTTAATTTGGAGACAGTCTCAGGACACAGTCGGAGCACTTGGCTCGCGCGTCGTCTCGTCgttctgttgttgttgttgttgttgttgaaatcGCTCTTGTTGATTCGAGCAGACGGATTGTTGGTGACGCGCATGCGCGCCTGAGACACGTACATTGTGCGCTCTGACGTAGCTCGCTTCTCTATCCTCATTTCGTCATCACTGACGTCATGCTTGTCGTACGATTGTTGTGCTACGTCATCGCCGTGTTTTTCAGGCCAGACTTCGTGAGAGGGGGTCGCTTCTATGACGGTTGCTTCGGTGGTTTCGGAGGAAGCATCATCTGTGCTTGCTCCAGAAGCTGCGCCCTGGAGAGCCAGGCTAAATCCTCCTCGTCTCTTGACAAAGTCCGGGAAGGAATTATCCAGTTTCTTCGAAAAATCGAGCGACACGCCGGAGTCCGACGAGTTAGTCGCTTGCACTTCGTCgagtgtgacgtcattattacGTAAATCTCTAAagctattttcaaaacttgtttCCCGGCTTTTCCAGTTGCTTCGGTTGGAATTGCTAACGTCACAATCGTTTGCTTCTTCCGTGTTTGGGCCGAGAATTTCTTGCAAGTCATCATCTGTAAACGACATCGATCGATCTTGAACATGACTCAACGAAAACATCGATGACGTGGAAACTCGCCTCTTGTCTTTGGTGACGTCATTCTGAAGTAAGCAAGAACTATTAAATCACGTGAGGAACAGAGAGCATGAAAAAATTACGAATACTTACGTCATTGGTTGCTTGAAGACTATCTTCATTCAAAACGTCATCGGAGGTCTCATCCAAGCCACTGCTGTTGGCGCTCTCATATTTCTCATCTAAGTCCGATGAATCGGTGTTCGATTGATAAATCTTCTTCAGAAGTGGCCTGAGATTACAAGTTCAAGGTTACCTAAGGTCATGGCCATCTGTGATTGCGGCGATGGTAGAACAAGAATATCAAAGAAATTACTTGAACTTGAGCTTGGCTGCTTTGTCTCTCCTCCCCTCCATAAAGGGGAGGTGCCCAGTAGCCTGCTGGTAGCTCAGCCTCATAGACGAGTGCACTCTCTCTTCTTCGTTTGGGGTATTCACCGATTCATCTGACGTCGAGTCGTGATGTCCGTTTATTTTGACGCCATCAGTTTGTGACGGATGAATGTCGGAAGTGTGACGTTGGTTTGATTTTCTCGATGCAGGAGGCGTGGCCGAATTGTTGGTTAACAATTTGGATTTTTCTCTAACAACGAagaagatttaaaattttaaccaaaaacTTCCTTAGTTGGAGCAAGATCACTCACCTCATGTGGTTTGCCGCTTTCCTCCGCAAGAGAAAGTCCACCGCTTCCGGATCCGTTTCTTTCAAGACACGGAGCATTTGATCATGTTCATCTTTCGGGATCTGATCATATGAAGCATGATGTGAACATGATTCGCGTGATATGACGCATGTTTATGTGAGATAATCACCTGGAAGAGCTGTGTTTGATTGTTGATGAGATCCTCCACAACTTTGATCACCGCTGAGCTGTCTTCCGCTTTCTCCAAGCTCTGCACCTGATCAATGAACAAAGATTGAGACTCCCGCGGTAAGGAGCAAGAATAGAAAAGTCGCTCAACTCACCTGGTACTGGTTTTCGTTGCTGGACTGAGTCGACTTCTTGTGTCTGTGCAGGATATTGGGGCCGAATATGGTCGCCAAGTTTGCGGTTCCCATTTTGTTTCCCTGCACCTGTGACGAAAGCAGCTTCAATTAATAAGAACTGACGTCATTAACATGATTAAAGCCTCGTTTGCATGACGTAATATTTATTGTCTTGACTTAGCAAAGCCAACAACGTTCACGATTGTTTTCGTGATTATTATCGATCTGTGCATTCCGCCAGTGACGCATAGTTCTAAAAATTTCAAGAATCGATTCGAATTCCGTGACGCCATTACCTTGTTTCCCGCGTCGTCAGTGGTGACGTCAGCGTGAGAGGCGACGAGAGCGAGAAAGTTGAGGAGTGTGAGCAGGGTGTCGCGGTTTGTGAGCGGGAGGAGCCAGATGAGGGATCGAAGCGACGACATCCGTTCGCTCTTTGCAAGTTCTGgaatatgacatcataatcaaTTCTCTTTTCCAAAACGCGCTTTCACCGGCAGAAGGAGTACTCACTCGATGTTTGGATGAAGGCTGGATAGAGCTCCCGCGTGAGAAGTGCTTCCGGTAAATCCCGGAAAAATTCCTTTAGAAGCGCAGCGACATCGTGCGGATTGTAGTCCTCATCGATGGAGACATCGACGCCGAGGTCAAATTCTTCGCGAAGCTGAAAGACAAGTTCAAATATTTACGCCGCGTCCCGTATTTGTCACAAATTTGGAAAGTGACACATGTTTGTTACCTAATAGTGAGGTCACAATCGGTCACAAACAAGTTGTGAATTTTACAAGTGTTATGAGAAAGTTAAAACTCTTTGAATTATTCGCAAAAATTcaccaaaaacaaaatttttaaagcggtggaacaaaataaaaaacaagttgtCGTCACCTGCTTCACTCTCTTTCGTGACCCCGCGATGCGGAAAATACCGGTCACGGCCAGTCCTGCGAAGAAACAAGCATTAAGGAACCAGGTCAGGACCACAAACGCTATTAACTCTATATGCCATGACGTCAAGGTCTTACCATATTTGGTGATGTGGTCGCAGCACTTCTGGACAACGTAGGGCACCTGCGCCATGGTAGGTGGCAGCAGAGAGCGTTTTTTCTCCCGTCGTTGGCTGTGAGTGGTCCCTGATACGGACAGGGACAAGGCTTCTAGCAGCTGGGACTGATAGGGATCAATCTCGTTTATTGAGTCGGCAGCAATTGCACCCTGCGCATCAGAAAGTTTGAGATGAGCAAGTTCGTGACCTCGTTGTGTACATCGTTATATCATAGCGAGCATAGTAACAAAGTCTGTTTCGTACCCGCCGTTTTAGAGGTCGAGCCGCAGTCGAAGCGGCCGAGGTAGGAGCGGAACCCGGCGAGCCGTGTTGACCGTGTTCCAGTGGCAGGGTGGGACTGAACACGTTGTCGCCTTCAGTCATGCGTGACGATGACGTATAATCTACGTTGATGCTCTCCGCTGATGACGATCTGCTTGAAAGCAACCCAGGTTAGCTTGGTCTCAATGCTGCCACCATTGCTTCGAAGGAAGGCAAAGTTCGATAATTTACCTAACAAGAGGGCGCCTCACTCTCATCTGCTCGTTGCCATGGTGATTGTTGATGCTCGAACAACTTCCGGTGCAGCTGCTCGTTTCGCTCGACGCTTTGTTGGccgtttgtgacgtcatttcttGGTTGGCGGCGATCTCCTTAGTGGACGAATAATCGAGGGAGGCGGCGAACGAGGCGGACTTCTGTAGGCGGAGAAGTTGGTCGTTTTCCACGACGTTGAGCAGCGGAATTCCGAAGACGTGGTCGGCGCCTTTAAAAGAGCAACAACGTCACAATGACACTCTATTTATCGCGAATTACTTGGACACGGTCGCGATCTACAAAGTCAGCGAAGTATTTAAATCGGGGAGGACCCAAAGTAGCATTTGGCGGAAGACCAAAGCGAAATCGATTAAAATTATTGGAACCGAGGTTTCACCTTTCTCTTTGTTCTTGTCCCTCAAGGTCAAGGTGACGCCGTATTTCTTCTTCATAGAAATCTTACGGTTGAGCACCTTGGACTCGTCTGAATAAAAATGAGTCACTTCAAATTTAGTTCAGTTTTAACGTCATCAACTTTATCTTATTTCTATTGAAATTACCTTTGGGGGCGACGATGGCGACTCCAAGGTCAAGGTTATTGAGTCGTTGGACCGAGACCTTCTGGAGGGCGTCGCACTCAAGCTCTGACAGACTCAGAAGCCTCGTGCTTCCCAACTCCACTCTTCTTCCGCTCATGTTGCTCCAGCTGCAGTTGCCCTGGCAACAGAAGAGAATCTCATTAAAATTATGTCAGGCCGCGGAACGAATCAATTCCTGGCTATGACAGAAAATCGATGCGTGCCGTTGTTTTCAAACAATGCGTGCTCTTTATCATGTTACAATACTTGTTAGCAATAGTTGTCGAAATCTTTATATTACAGAGTATAGTTACGTCATAAGCAAAAGTATCAAACGCAATAATTCAAAAAGTGCGCACTGCTGCTGAGAGCCGATACGAGCAAACCAGCTCAAAGACGAAAACAAACAAGAGCTTGCACATTTCCTTTGTCCTCGCCTATTAGCAAATATTCAGCTACTTAACAAACCATGAGCCcttatatgacgtcataatgataGGATTAGAGCAACTCTTACCGCCAACTGACTAGTCCCAATGACTGGTTTATGGATCCAGTCTAAACTACTGAGCAGATGAGCCTTTAACATTTCGCGGGTGAAATCAAACCGTGGCACTTGTTTGAAAGAAAAGCGATTTATGCGGCCTCGCAATCTCAAACTTAAAGGATTTTGCGTCGTATCAATGAACTTTTCTAAGAAATCACTGAATGTAAATGGCGCCTGAAAATCTGATCAAAGAAGTAGCGCGGTTAGCCACTTCGTTGCCGTTTGCTAATTAAATTAGACTTTTTCTTGAGATTTCGAGAATCGATAGTCTGTTGTTGCCGTTCTCTGCGTTTGAATGAAGTTGCTTATTGCGAAAACACGTAATAGAGGCAGATTGTTACACAATAATATGAGAAACAAGGAAAATTGCTTGGTGCCGTTTGAGTGGCGAAATATTCAAACCTTCCCGACAGCAGGCACCACTCTGCCAGCGGAGAAAGGAAATTACTTTATTAAATTTCACGATTGATTTATGACGCAGACTTCAAACGCAACCGAGTGCAGATGACGTCAAGTTGGAACTtaccaacaacaacaaatgcTCTAGTTCATGTCGAtgcttgttacgtcataatatcaCACGCGATTTTTCGTCAGTTTCGTCTCTCCAAATAAGTTGTCATTTTAAGTTTGTACGAAATAAAACTTGATCAATATTTAGTCTGTCATTTAGTGAGTTGTCCTTATTCGTATAAATTATTTCGAGAGATaattttacgtcataataccgATTGCTgtcttttgtttgaaactttttgcttgttttctaTTGGTCCGCCAGTGCATAATTtctttatgacgtcagaaGCTGACTTCCGCTGAATTGCGCCTTTAATCTTAGAAACGATCACGTGATCGGCCAGCCGCTCCCGGCTGCTCTTGATCCAGGCGAGTGGACGGTTCCAGGCGATATCCAAGGTCCCGTCGCTCGAATATCGGGGCCGGAACTGACCTCTCCCGACCCTGCACGACCCCGATGAGCTTCTCACGTGCGACATGAACTTGACCTTCAACTTCCATTCCTGGCAACTTTTATACTTGTCAGCTGAACTTGAGACGGATGAAGGAAGGAAGGGTTCGAGATCGGCGCGCTTTGGTTTTCTATAGAACTCGAGCTGATCATCAGAGATCCAGGGAAGTTGGAAGACCAAGTCTTCATCTTTTCCTGCCATCTCCTTGGCTCAGTGCACTCAACTACCGCTATTCGTTGTCCAGGCTTCATCTGAGTGCAGGGCGCGtttgcattgtgacatcatagtCACCATTCAGAGCTCGATCACTGCAACGCCATCCATACAACCCGTGCAAATATCAAAAGAACTTGCCCAAGATATTAAGCCAGCTGCCCTGGCACGAATCTATCACCtattttgtgacgtaacaaactaCCGCGCGCGACCTCGGGCAAGGATATCCACTGGAGCCTGAGCAAGCGATGGCGGTTGTGCGGAAATATTCCacttaattaataaaagaagCAGAAATCCTTCGCCATGGCGCGGGTTTGAACGACAAAAGCTTTGTGACGTCAAGTACCATTATCGCGTCATTTCAGGCACTTGGCAATCCAAGATTTTCGCTTCAACGGCCCAAAGCGGATTTACGACTTCGCAAAAcggtttgttttgtgttggacGACAAACAAccatttgtgacgtaacacaTCAGCGAGAGCGGCGACAAAGCTTTTACACCGAGTAACAGCCTTTTACAcgctaaaatatttcaaccgCGAAAAGTTCAAAGCTAGTTTCCTAACTTTCCTGCCGCCTTTCACGTCGTTTTTTCACTAATCACGTGATTTTTATATACTTCCTGCCGCAGTGGTGCGGAACATGACGTCAAAAGTATGAATAGAAAGaaactttcaaacaaatatcGACTTACTTGCGTGTGAGCGAAGAATGCGAGGGTTCGATTTTGGTCGAACCAACTTCCGGAAGTAATCACTAGAAAATAAAATCTGCGCAACTAGGATCGCATTTCCAGTCGCCCCTGACTCACAACAGACCGCTCAAGAGTGAAAATAAACTGCACATAAAATAGTCGCACATACTCGCTCATCTTTCAACGCTTTAATTCACTTCAAATGTTGAGTTTTCGTTGAAGAAATCTATAAAAATCACTAAGACACTGTGTTTGTTTTCATGACCAATCGCGTTGGCATTGTGACGTTTCGTTTGTTTAGCGATCGGGGCGTCGATCGTCAAACGGAGAAATTCTAATTCCATTTTATCTGAGATCTCACGTCAATGCGCGCAGAGGAATTGGAAGAAAGTGAACAAACAAGGAGTTTCGGGAAATATTAAGTTTGTTGTTCGAGCTCCTGGAACTATGCGGGCGCCTAATCCCTGACTTCTCGACTCCGGCTGATTAACTGGCAGCCAACGCCTTCGTGATATGGTGACCAGGACAGCCCATATTTAGCTCAAGTATGTCATGAGCAATAAACAATCGGTTGATTAATATTCATCTTCGATGCTGCCATTTCCCTTAGGTTCGTATCAGTGCAAAATAATTGGGAGGAAATTTTTTACCGAGTCACTGGGCGTCCAGCTCTTCTCATCAGATAATTGCTCTGAACTCTTCCCTGATCTCTTGCGCAAtttatcttttgttttacATCGCGCTCTCtctgtgacgtcactattCCAGCGCATCAAGACGGAGACGATGACCTTGACCTTTCTCCACCTCTTCTTCTCAACCTGGGAGGAGGGAGCGATCTGAAGACGCCGATCGGTCGCATCTCGCATCTTTCCGCCTTCCACCATTCTTGTTTCACTGCCTGTGGTTGCACTTTCGAGCACTTTCTAGTTGTAGAAGCCGCTTTGTACGAGCTCGCGTTTTATTGCTTCTCTGCTTCCTTCTGCTGCTTAAATATTTGAACTATTTTGGTCAAGGGCGAGCCCTGGTACCCGGCAACCAGCTGCGATGAGCCTAACTTCATCGAGAAGTAATTTTGACCCTTTTAAGAGCCCATGGCAACTCACGTAGCGACAAATCGCTCCAAAACTTatctttagaacaagtaataATCCCTTTTTGACATTTACCCGCCACTGGCAACCTTACTTAATAAATTGTCGACCTGGCGCTGCTCCGAGCCACGCACCGGAAGTGAATGACAATTCGTGTCCCGTGAGAAAGTGGAGCGCGCCAGACCCGGAATCTcggcaaataaaaaaagagaTTTTCAAGAGACCAAGCAAAATTCTGCCCGAAAACAATTTCACTCGAGTGAATTAATGCTGTTAAAGTTCTTACAACTTTCGACCGCAAAAAATCTCTTTGTTACGTAACGAACGCACTGAAGCATGTTACAGCTAGCTTTCTCGCAACTTATTGGACCTTTAAAACATTCACTTACGTCATAATAGGCCCATTCTCTATCGTCATCATCATCGTCTGTGCTCTGACTCTTCTGCAATTTCTTCTTCATCCGCTCACTTCTCCGCAAATTGCGTCGCGTGAACTTTCTGGAACCGCCGCGTGGTTCGCTCTCCAATTTCTTGGGGAGTTGATTCTCGATCTGACCCGAATCTGGAGCGAGATGTCTTCTTCTGAAAACGACTCGTTTCGCGTCTTTTACTGCTGGATCTTGATTGGTCAAGTCCTGTCCGGGACGCGAAATCGCGATTCCTTGGCGCCACAGATTGTAGTCTCGGGACAAATCTTCCGATTCTTCGGAGGAAAAAGAACTCCGGATCGGAGGAGAATTTTCAAAGTTCTTGGGGGCAATGTCCGCTGCATTGGGGGCCgccttgaaatatttttccataGCGTTTGATTGGGTCGAATATCCGCTGACGTGTCGCACCTCCATTGGCCCACTTATGGAAATGCAGGCGGGGTTCGAGCCTTTGCTTGAAGTTGAATCTGCGTCGGACACAGCTTCGTCTCTTTGCTGAGaaataaatttgcaaatttttcgAAGGTTGTGCATTGACACTGATCGATGATGCGACTTCTTTCTGCGAATCGGCGGGGATTGGATGCCTCCATTTGAGGCCGGCTGCAACTTTATCTCTCCTTGCtgcatttttcaaattaatcTCTGAACAGAATTCCAACTCTTtgctaagttggttgttaagTTCGTTCTCTTTTGCGCGAACAAGTTCAACGTCGACTttccaaactttgaatgactcCGATATCAAGCTTGCAGAGAATTTATAGCGGCAGCGGCatgaatttgaaaacaaaatacttaaGACTTATAATTAGTGATCATGGAAACCAGACTGACGTTGACAGACCTCGTGATCttcaaatcaaaacatttgttaGAAATGCGGTGCTGATACGAATTCCAACAGAACTATGTAATGACACGATGTTACATCGTGTAACAACACTTTTTTAGACAAAAATGTAAGCAAATTTCTCAAAAACTTTCCATAACATCGACACGTGAGCTCTGAGGTGACTTAATATGGAATTTATCGCCGAAAACTTGACCAAT includes the following:
- the LOC143470411 gene encoding uncharacterized protein LOC143470411 isoform X1, which encodes MDTDDQWNFKATSCNEFEENFNLTVACAPSSGIYYSAQSPPTNDIISMTYGPEEQAKLDEVLENVNQLIECLNNELADDASHQDAVSRATHIKANRQNHVTGSTIKCDVINTRSRGDRWGTGAGKHRRRRDMRGGLGGDVSRESAGKDNKVEEFSSDQDEEISPRKMKENDDTNSNLLDQQPVTQSSTIGPPESNKVLSKIVSISFNEGQLFKSGVTESTELKELKNSQQSSSFVEQAQSQDTEIKENSKTFKSPQPAEEIRPSKEKQKVHLSLSLPAKVGQLENQVLKAILPKRKTSRGKGPELSELSVNGSSFSCFSPVHEERKSSSAFTAGPSQSSSKKTSKKIIKSPSTSGRKNFLSRQKKFGSYFRRAQSFEHRRSSTHDQEEDQEQGKLHSGRKVKVLPLAESVEESNLSSELGSGRNHPTKSTDSPRRNITPKLARQPKISEDSSAKILRVNSSTTFGRVASEESAPQEKTLRRKISEVLPSSRNEFSLPEAGSRRRRATMDSAPGRVAYLSRKQQPEASQQFWKWSKPGHEGDTSGFFPEASSKWNAKSTNRVRAAVREAYSLAQTWVEMDSDNSTRGSQDSLDEPEEARSPFSPSRRGKSADYQGIDGARSSKKEKKNKLRKTLKSVGKSPSLPVYDADEMAERTWSPDGNCSWSNMSGRRVELGSTRLLSLSELECDALQKVSVQRLNNLDLGVAIVAPKDESKVLNRKISMKKKYGVTLTLRDKNKEKGADHVFGIPLLNVVENDQLLRLQKSASFAASLDYSSTKEIAANQEMTSQTANKASSETSSCTGSCSSINNHHGNEQMRVRRPLVRSSSAESINVDYTSSSRMTEGDNVFSPTLPLEHGQHGSPGSAPTSAASTAARPLKRRGAIAADSINEIDPYQSQLLEALSLSVSGTTHSQRREKKRSLLPPTMAQVPYVVQKCCDHITKYGLAVTGIFRIAGSRKRVKQLREEFDLGVDVSIDEDYNPHDVAALLKEFFRDLPEALLTRELYPAFIQTSKLAKSERMSSLRSLIWLLPLTNRDTLLTLLNFLALVASHADVTTDDAGNKVQGNKMGTANLATIFGPNILHRHKKSTQSSNENQYQVQSLEKAEDSSAVIKVVEDLINNQTQLFQIPKDEHDQMLRVLKETDPEAVDFLLRRKAANHMREKSKLLTNNSATPPASRKSNQRHTSDIHPSQTDGVKINGHHDSTSDESVNTPNEEERVHSSMRLSYQQATGHLPFMEGRRDKAAKLKFKPLLKKIYQSNTDSSDLDEKYESANSSGLDETSDDVLNEDSLQATNDNDVTKDKRRVSTSSMFSLSHVQDRSMSFTDDDLQEILGPNTEEANDCDVSNSNRSNWKSRETSFENSFRDLRNNDVTLDEVQATNSSDSGVSLDFSKKLDNSFPDFVKRRGGFSLALQGAASGASTDDASSETTEATVIEATPSHEVWPEKHGDDVAQQSYDKHDVSDDEMRIEKRATSERTMYVSQARMRVTNNPSARINKSDFNNNNNNNRTTRRRASQVLRLCPETVSKLNVALNQGLEENTDKQQWVRGEPPVSRKHLASGLSPKLHRHYGGSTSVPIKIAERKEDEGKRERNLTLPVNNIMRGRDQYINDPLLGYRHKQDPFIRRTSGSKTPTSPNRNFYPSHRTNEAFHNEPARNATRRYSKDDLNVTKDNPPSGSRWTSAGFITQRPDKIATKEAQKPYGARSERGRKAMQANDGRVPWQTTVKDRPQLPETLV